The Streptomyces armeniacus genomic interval CGTCGAACCGGTCGCGGTGGCCCTCACCGAGCTGATGGCCAACGCCCTGCACTACTCCCACCCCGAACTGCCCGTCACCGTCACCGTCCAGCAGGGCAACCGCGGCGCGTCGGTGATCATCGACGACGCGGGCGTGGGCATGCACGAGGACGAGATACTCCGCGCGCAGCGGCTGATGTCCGGCAAGGACCCCGTGCTGATCACGGAGTTGGGCGATCCGGTGCGGTCGGGCTTCGCGGCGATCGGGCAGCTGGTGCGGCAGTACGGCTTCAGCGTGCACGTGGAGGCGTCACCGTACGGTGGCGTACGGGCCGTGCTGTACATCCCGGGCGAGCCGCTGCTCACGCTGCTCGACGAGGACGAGTGCCCGCGCTCCCCGATGGCTCCGCTGCCGGCGTCGGGCCCGGCGCCCGGTGCGGCGCCTGGTGCAGCGCCTGGTGCGACGTCGGCCACGGCGCAGCGGCAGGCGGACGTACGGGAGCCCGCAGGCGTACGGGAGCCCGCTGACGTACGGGAGCCCGCTGACGTACGGGACTCCGCTGACGTCCGTACGGACGCGCCCGCCGCCGCACCGGAGGGCGGCGAACTCCCGCGGCGGCGGCGCCGCAGGCCGCTGGCGGCGGGCGACGAGACGGTGACGCTCCGCGCCGCGGACATCGCCGAGGCCACCGGGCGGCAGGCGCGGCCCCTGCCGCTGCCGGGGGCAGAGGCCGAGGCGGAAGCCGAACGCAGCGCGGAGCGCTGGGGCGACTTCCAGCGCGGCACCGAGTCCGGCCGCGCGGCCGCGACCGGCGACACGGGCAGCCACCCGCTCCCGCCCCAAGTCGGCGCGGCGGACGGCGGCACGACGGCCGCCGGCAGCGCGGCCCCCGGCCCTGTTCCGGACGGCCCCGCCCCGGACGGCCCCGCTCCTGACCACCCCGCCACCGGCACAGACATCGGCACCGGCACGGGCACCGGCAGCGACACCGGCCCCGCCACCGATTCCGAAGGGAACCACTCCGAATGACCCCCCATCCCACCCGGCGACCCGTGCCCGAGGACATGTCCTGGGTGCTCGGACCGCTCCTCGAACTCCCGCACGTGGTGCACGCGGCCGTGATCTCCGGTGACGGCTTCATACAGGGCCGTTCGCCCGGTCTGGAGCAGGAGGCGGCCGAGGGCGTGGCCGCGATGATGTCCGCGCTCCAGGGCGCCGCCCGTACGACCTCGCTGGCGTTCGCCGGCAAGGACGAGGTGCAGCTGCGGCAGACCGTCATCGAGTCCGACCTCGGCTGGGTCTTCGCCATCCCGGCGGGCGAGAACACGTGCCTCACCGTCTACGCCGCCCCGGACGTCAACATGCGTGTGGTCACGCACCAGATGCAGGTGCAGGTCGCCACGCTGGGGGCCAAGGCCATGGGCAGTCCACCACGTGACGACGTGCCGGCATGAGCGGGCGACCCCGTGGCAGCCGGCGCCTGGTGCCGGCCTACCTGGCCACGTACGGGCGCGCGAATCCGAGCCGCAACACGCTGGACCGGCTGTCGGTCCTGCACGTACCCGACGCCCCCGGCCGCGCCGGAGGCCCCGGCCCGGCCGGCGGCACCGGCGGCGGCCCGGACGCGCTGAGCGGGCTGCGCCCGGAGGAGCGGCGGCTGCTGGACCTGCTGCGGCCCGGCGCGCTGTCGCTCGCCGAGGCATCGGCCCATCTGCGGCTGCCCGTCAGCGTGGTGAAGGTCCTGGTGGCCGATCTGGTCGACACGGGACACCTGCAGGCGCGGCCGCCCGCGCCCGAACACCGACTGCCCGAACGCGAGATACTGGAGAAGGTTCTCGATGGACTCCGCACTCTCAAGTCCTCCTAGCGGCCCCGGCGGCACGGGAGGCGCAGGAGGCCCCGGCGGCAACGGTCCCGCCCCGGCCGCCCCCGTCGGCGGCTATCTGGCCGGCATGCACCAGACGCTGGTGAAGCTGCTCGTGGCGGGCCCGTTCGGAGTCGGCAAGACCACCTTCATCCGCTCGCTGTCGGAGACCGCGCCGCTGCACACCGAGGAGATCATGACGCGCAGCGGCGCGCTGGTCGACGATCTGGCGGGGGTGCGCGAGAAGTCCACCACCACGGTCGCGATCGACTTCGGCCGCCGTACGCTCCCCGGCGACCTGGTGCTGTACCTGTTCGGCACGCCCGGGCAGCGGCGGTTCCGGCCGCTGTGGCAGGACATCGCGCGCGGCGCGCTGGGCGCGCTGGTGCTGGCGGACACGCGGCGGCTGGAGGACTCGTTCGAGGTGATGGACCTGGTCGAGGAGGCCGGGCTGCGGTACGCGGTCGCCGTCAACACCTTCCCCGACTCCCCCGCGCACTCCCCCGACACGCTGCGCGACCACCTCGACCTGCACCCGGACACACCGCTGGTGTACTGCGACGCGCGCGACCGCGACCAGGCCGCGGACGCGCTGATCGCCCTCGTCGGACACGTACTCGCCCATACGCCCCAGGAGTCCGCGTGACCTCCCCCAGCACGCCCGGCACCGGCACCGGCACCACCGACACCCCCGGGCCCGGGCCCGGCTCCGGGCACGAGGTCGCCGCGCTGTACGGCCCGGAGTTCGCCGCCGACCCGTACCGCGTGTACGACCGGCTGCGCGCGTACGGCCCGCTCGCCCCCGTCGAGATCGCGCCCGGCATCGGCGCCATGCTGGTCACCGACCACCGCGCGGCGCTGGAGCTGCTGCACGACACGGACACGTGGTCGAAGGACTCGCGGCGGTGGCAGGAGACCGTACCGCCCGACTCGCCGGTCCTCCCCATACTGGGCTGGCGCCCCAACGCGCTCGTCAACGACGGTGCCGCGCACCGCCGTTACCGCCAGGTCGTCACCGACAGCTTCGCCCTCATCCCGCCGCACGAGCTGCGCGAGCACACGCGGCAGACGTCGGAGGCGCTGATCGCGCGGTTCGCCGGGAAGGGGCGCGCCGACCTCATCGCGGAGTACGCGAGCAAGCTGCCCGTCCTGGTCTTCAACCGCCTCTTCGGCATGCCCGACGCGCACAGCGACCAGCTGGTGGCCGCCCTCTGCGGGATGCTCGACGCCAGCACGCCCGAGGAGGCCACGACGGCGAACACGGCGTTCTCCTCGTACATCGGCGAGCTGATCGCCGAGAAGAGCGAGCGCCGGGGGCCGGACCTGACGTCCTGGTTCATGGACCACCCCGCGCAGCTGAGCCAGGAGGAGCTGCAGGACCAGATCGTGCTGACGATGGCGGCGGGCCACAACCCGACCACCAACCTGATCGGCAACGCCCTGGCCCGCATGCTCTCCGACGACCGCTACTACAGCACCCTGTCCAGCGGCGGCCTCACCCCGCGCGACGCGCTGCACGACGTCCTGCACAACGACCCGCCCATGTCCAACCTGTCCCCGCACTTCCCGCGGCGCGACGTCTTCTTCCACGGCACGTGGGTACGGGCGGGCCAGCTCGTCCTCGTGTCGTACGCCGCCGCCAACACCCAGCACGGCCGCACCCGTCCGGGCGAGTCCGCGGGCGCGGGCGGCTCCGGCGGGGGCGCGCACCTCGCGTGGGCCGCCGGGCCGCATTCCTGCCCGGTGCAGAACCCGGCGCGGCTCATCGCGACCACCGCCATCGAACGCCTCACCGCGTGGCTCTCCGACATCGAGCTGACCGTCCCGCACGACGAACTGGTGTGGCGGCACGGTCCGTTCCACCGCGCGCTCGTCGAACTCCCCGCACGCTTCACGCCGATCACACCCGACCAGGCAGGAGCCACGCCATGGGGCAGCAGCCCATCGTCATCGACCCGGCCGGACGGGACGTCCCCGGTGAGGCCGGACGCCTCCGCGAGCGCGGGCCCGCCGCACGCGTAGAGCTGCCGGGCGGCATCACGGCCTGGGCGGTCAGCGACCACGGCGTGCTCAAACGCTTACTCGCCGACCCGCGGGTGTCGCGCGACCCGCGGCAGCACTGGCCCGCCTGGCAGCGCGGCGAACACCGCGGCACCTGGATCGAGGCGTGGGTCGGCCCCGTCAACATGCTCACCTCCTACGGGCCCGAGCACCGGCGGCTGCGCAAGCTGATGTCACCGGCGTTCACCGCGCGCCGTACGGAGGCCATGCGCCCGCGCGTCGAGCACCTCACCGGCGAACTGCTGGACGCGCTCGCCCGTACGCCACCGGGCGAACCGGTGGACCTGCGCGCGGCGTACGCGTTCCCGCTGCCGATGCGGGTCGTGTGCGAACTCTTCGGCGTCCCGGAGGAGTCGCGTGCGGAGCTGTCCGACCTGGTCGAGCGGATCATGAACACGGGGGCCACACCGGAGGAGGCCACCCGCACGATGGCGGACGTGGAGCGCACGTTCTCGGCCCTCATCGAACGCAAGCGGAATGAGCCGGGCGACGATCTGGCGAGCGCTCTGGTGTCGACGCGGGACGAGGACGGCGACCGGCTCACCGAGCCGGAACTGCTGGCCACATTGCTGCTGTTGCTCAGCGCCGGGCACGAGACCACGGTGAACCTCATCGGCAACGCGGTACACGCCCTGCTGACCCACCCGGAACAGCTCCGGAAGGTCCGTACGGGCGAGGTGACCTGGGCCGACGTGGTGGAGGAGACGCTGCGGTGGGCGCCGAGCGTGGCGTACATGCCGCTGCGGTACGCGGTCGAGGACATCGAACTGGAGGGCCGCGGCGGCGTCACCATCCGGAAGGGCGACCCCATCCTCGCCGCCTTCGCCGCCGCCGGCCGCGACCCGCTCCAACACGGCCCGGCCGCAGCGGGGTTCGACCCCGCGCGCCCCGGCCCCGAGCACCTGTCGTTCGGCCACGGCGTCCACTTCTGCCTGGGCGCGCCCCTCGCCCGCATGGAGGCGCTGACGGCGCTGCCCGCGCTCTTCGACCGCTTCCCGGACCTGCGGCTCGCGGTGGCACCGGCGGACATCGAGCACGTCGGCTCGTTCGTCGCGAACGGCCACAGCACGCTGCCGGTCCTGCTGTCGGCCGCGCCGGGCGGCCCCGGCTGACCGCCCCGCCCGGAGCCGTACGCGCAGCCGCCCGCGAACAGGCCGTGCACCCGCCCCGCGAAGCCGCCCACGCCCCGCCCCCCGGAGCCGAACTGAATACCGAAACGGGCATGTGCCGACGGCCGTTGGGCAGGATCCCTGATGGCCCATCAACTAAACAAGGGTCACATCTCGGTCAACGGAAAGCGCAGAATAGGCACATCCAGGCCGCAACCCGGCGGATGAGGCCGGTACCGTGCTGACGTAAGGAGCGCCGACAAGGCACACTGGCCGATGCGGAAGCGGAGCGCACGACGGCAGGGGGCACCATGGGCGCCGAGGGCCACACGGGACGCGACACCGGGCAGCGGGAACACCAGTTGCGGTTCACGGTGCTCGGGCCCGTCAGGGCGTGGCGCGGTGACAGCGCTCTCAGCACGGGTTCGCCGCAGCAACGGGCCCTGCTCGCCGCCCTGTTGCTGCGCGGCGGCCACACGGCGACCGCGGAAGAGCTGATCGACGCCCTGTGGGGCGAGGACCCGCCGGATCAGGCCAAGGCCGCGCTCCGTACGTACGCGTCACGCATCCGGAAGGCGCTGGCCCCCGACTCGGACCTGCTCGTGAGCGAGTCCGGCGGCTATGCGATACGCACCCACGCGGCCGGCGCCGTGCTCGACGTCGACGTCGCGACCGCACTCGCCACCGACGCGGAGAAGTGCGCCGCGGCGGGCGACCGCTGCCGGGCGCGCGAGCTGTACGACGCGGCCCTGGCCCAGTGGGACGGCGAACCCCTCGCGCACCTGCCGGGGCCGTACGCGGAGGCGCAGCGCGCCCGGCTCGAGGAGTGGCGGCTCGGCCTCCAGGAGCACCGGCTCGACCTGGACCTGCAAGTCGGCTGCCACGCCGAGGCCGTATCGGAACTCACCGCGCTGACCGCCGCGCACCCGCTGCGCGAGCGGCTGCGCGAACTGCTGATGCTCGCGCTCTACCGCAGCGGACGGCAGGCCGAGGCGCTGGCCGTGTACGCCGACACGCGGCGCCTGCTGGCCGACGAGCTCGGCGTCGACCCCCGCTCCGAACTGTCCGAGCTCCAGCAGCGCATCCTCGAGGCCGACTCCGACCTGTCCCTGTCCGCGGACGAACCCGCCCGCGCCGGCACCACGGACGCGCTCCGGCCGGCCCAGCTCCCCGCCACCGTCGCCGACTTCACCGGTCGCGCCGGCTTCGTCGCCGAGCTGGGCGACCAGCTCGCGGCCGCCGAGGGCACCGTGATGGCCGTGTCCGCGGTCGCGGGCATCGGCGGAGTCGGCAAGACGACCCTCGCGGTGCACGTCGCGCACGCCGCCAGCGAGCACTTCCCGGAC includes:
- a CDS encoding GTP-binding protein translates to MHQTLVKLLVAGPFGVGKTTFIRSLSETAPLHTEEIMTRSGALVDDLAGVREKSTTTVAIDFGRRTLPGDLVLYLFGTPGQRRFRPLWQDIARGALGALVLADTRRLEDSFEVMDLVEEAGLRYAVAVNTFPDSPAHSPDTLRDHLDLHPDTPLVYCDARDRDQAADALIALVGHVLAHTPQESA
- a CDS encoding DUF742 domain-containing protein; its protein translation is MSGRPRGSRRLVPAYLATYGRANPSRNTLDRLSVLHVPDAPGRAGGPGPAGGTGGGPDALSGLRPEERRLLDLLRPGALSLAEASAHLRLPVSVVKVLVADLVDTGHLQARPPAPEHRLPEREILEKVLDGLRTLKSS
- a CDS encoding roadblock/LC7 domain-containing protein produces the protein MTPHPTRRPVPEDMSWVLGPLLELPHVVHAAVISGDGFIQGRSPGLEQEAAEGVAAMMSALQGAARTTSLAFAGKDEVQLRQTVIESDLGWVFAIPAGENTCLTVYAAPDVNMRVVTHQMQVQVATLGAKAMGSPPRDDVPA
- a CDS encoding cytochrome P450 family protein: MGQQPIVIDPAGRDVPGEAGRLRERGPAARVELPGGITAWAVSDHGVLKRLLADPRVSRDPRQHWPAWQRGEHRGTWIEAWVGPVNMLTSYGPEHRRLRKLMSPAFTARRTEAMRPRVEHLTGELLDALARTPPGEPVDLRAAYAFPLPMRVVCELFGVPEESRAELSDLVERIMNTGATPEEATRTMADVERTFSALIERKRNEPGDDLASALVSTRDEDGDRLTEPELLATLLLLLSAGHETTVNLIGNAVHALLTHPEQLRKVRTGEVTWADVVEETLRWAPSVAYMPLRYAVEDIELEGRGGVTIRKGDPILAAFAAAGRDPLQHGPAAAGFDPARPGPEHLSFGHGVHFCLGAPLARMEALTALPALFDRFPDLRLAVAPADIEHVGSFVANGHSTLPVLLSAAPGGPG
- a CDS encoding cytochrome P450, with the protein product MTSPSTPGTGTGTTDTPGPGPGSGHEVAALYGPEFAADPYRVYDRLRAYGPLAPVEIAPGIGAMLVTDHRAALELLHDTDTWSKDSRRWQETVPPDSPVLPILGWRPNALVNDGAAHRRYRQVVTDSFALIPPHELREHTRQTSEALIARFAGKGRADLIAEYASKLPVLVFNRLFGMPDAHSDQLVAALCGMLDASTPEEATTANTAFSSYIGELIAEKSERRGPDLTSWFMDHPAQLSQEELQDQIVLTMAAGHNPTTNLIGNALARMLSDDRYYSTLSSGGLTPRDALHDVLHNDPPMSNLSPHFPRRDVFFHGTWVRAGQLVLVSYAAANTQHGRTRPGESAGAGGSGGGAHLAWAAGPHSCPVQNPARLIATTAIERLTAWLSDIELTVPHDELVWRHGPFHRALVELPARFTPITPDQAGATPWGSSPSSSTRPDGTSPVRPDASASAGPPHA
- a CDS encoding ATP-binding protein, with product MTDIPVALTVLTSVGTVAAVGMAPVLARTRGQLRGLRQRAVTAETDLGNVTHHRDDIASRLRTAEAEIRHLAGARLPDLATSFSHPHMPVRGPADPRVAGTELDQSLTSVLDRVSEAVGKEQLRVDAAAQSALRGTSTTIQALLYQLQTLLQEMQERHDDPAFAQDLLAADFLNEQALRRIQTTAVLCGAWPGLTRQDSHLTDVVVGATSRLQGYERIQVTNQLRDPTGVVARAVEPVAVALTELMANALHYSHPELPVTVTVQQGNRGASVIIDDAGVGMHEDEILRAQRLMSGKDPVLITELGDPVRSGFAAIGQLVRQYGFSVHVEASPYGGVRAVLYIPGEPLLTLLDEDECPRSPMAPLPASGPAPGAAPGAAPGATSATAQRQADVREPAGVREPADVREPADVRDSADVRTDAPAAAPEGGELPRRRRRRPLAAGDETVTLRAADIAEATGRQARPLPLPGAEAEAEAERSAERWGDFQRGTESGRAAATGDTGSHPLPPQVGAADGGTTAAGSAAPGPVPDGPAPDGPAPDHPATGTDIGTGTGTGSDTGPATDSEGNHSE